A window of the Mesotoga prima MesG1.Ag.4.2 genome harbors these coding sequences:
- a CDS encoding Gfo/Idh/MocA family protein: MTKIAILGIAHMHGYSYVRALKRMNDIEIAGLYDEDRSRMNKACKHLGIKPCEKPEELVARSDGVIVTSENSTHREFVEIAAGAGKHILCEKPIATTVEDAEAMIEICRENNVKLQIAFPVRYSASVRKAREIIAGGLLGEVVSLVGTNHGRMPGGWFIDPVLGGGGAVMDHTVHVVDIVRWLLDCEFTQVYATYGTLIHDIPVEDCGLEMFRLSTGQYMTLDCSWSRPKTHPYWGDVTLHIVGTEGTLFLDVFNSKIEVYSNEKGSRWEAYGDNFDCLLIEDFVEVLRSGKDPFTRGEDGLEALKVVDAAYKSFREGQEIQIC; the protein is encoded by the coding sequence ATGACGAAAATCGCGATCCTAGGTATTGCACATATGCACGGTTACAGCTATGTGAGAGCCTTGAAGAGAATGAATGATATCGAGATAGCGGGGCTTTACGATGAGGACAGATCCAGGATGAACAAAGCTTGCAAACACCTGGGCATAAAGCCCTGTGAAAAGCCAGAAGAACTCGTCGCTCGGAGCGACGGTGTGATAGTAACGAGCGAGAACTCTACCCACAGGGAGTTCGTCGAGATCGCTGCCGGAGCCGGAAAACACATTCTCTGCGAAAAGCCGATCGCGACAACGGTAGAAGACGCGGAGGCGATGATTGAGATTTGCCGCGAGAACAATGTGAAGCTTCAAATAGCCTTCCCGGTCAGGTACAGTGCCTCCGTGAGAAAGGCCAGAGAGATCATCGCGGGCGGTCTGCTGGGCGAAGTGGTGAGTCTGGTGGGAACAAACCACGGGAGAATGCCGGGCGGCTGGTTCATAGACCCGGTGCTGGGCGGTGGCGGTGCCGTTATGGATCACACCGTGCACGTGGTGGATATAGTGAGATGGCTTCTTGACTGCGAATTCACACAGGTTTACGCAACTTACGGTACCCTTATACATGACATACCGGTCGAAGACTGTGGACTGGAGATGTTCAGACTTTCGACTGGCCAGTACATGACACTCGACTGCAGCTGGTCGAGACCAAAGACCCATCCTTACTGGGGAGACGTAACTCTTCACATAGTCGGAACTGAGGGAACGCTCTTCCTGGATGTCTTCAACTCAAAGATCGAGGTCTATTCCAACGAAAAGGGTAGTCGATGGGAAGCTTATGGTGACAACTTTGATTGCCTTTTGATTGAGGATTTTGTTGAGGTTCTTAGGTCAGGGAAGGATCCTTTCACAAGAGGAGAAGATGGACTTGAGGCTCTCAAAGTCGTTGATGCTGCTTACAAGAGCTTCAGAGAAGGCCAAGAGATTCAGATCTGCTGA
- a CDS encoding class I SAM-dependent methyltransferase — translation MSHLKQHYDRGKLEQEFDNLPEASPIADIDPFKGDIIAMVGALALDYLDLDSGDTLLDIGTGRGRWAVAASPYCRKVIGIDISRRMLEDARSNIASAGVENVEFFRGSFENPCEEVNLSRMNINKVVAIYSLHHLTDPMKMEAISKLTQILKRPGRIVVGDIMWFDDPGKHRDAWDEVYFDDNELDHPASISFMKEVFQHSGANEIEVVQIHPLVGLISTTFL, via the coding sequence GTGAGTCATTTGAAGCAGCATTACGATCGTGGAAAACTTGAGCAAGAATTTGACAATCTTCCCGAGGCCTCTCCGATTGCAGATATTGATCCGTTCAAAGGTGATATCATCGCAATGGTTGGTGCGCTCGCACTTGATTATCTTGATCTTGATTCCGGAGATACATTACTTGATATCGGAACCGGCAGAGGAAGGTGGGCCGTGGCCGCCAGTCCTTACTGCAGAAAAGTGATAGGCATTGACATTAGCAGAAGGATGTTAGAAGATGCAAGATCAAATATTGCCAGCGCGGGTGTTGAGAACGTCGAATTCTTTAGGGGCTCCTTCGAGAACCCGTGCGAAGAAGTGAACCTATCAAGAATGAACATAAACAAGGTTGTAGCCATCTATTCTCTTCACCATCTTACAGATCCGATGAAGATGGAAGCGATTTCGAAGCTTACGCAGATTTTGAAGAGGCCCGGTAGGATCGTTGTTGGTGATATTATGTGGTTCGACGATCCTGGAAAGCACAGGGATGCGTGGGACGAAGTTTATTTCGACGACAACGAATTAGATCACCCGGCGAGCATTTCATTTATGAAAGAAGTTTTCCAGCATTCAGGTGCGAACGAAATTGAAGTTGTTCAGATTCATCCGTTGGTGGGCTTGATAAGCACAACCTTTTTGTGA
- a CDS encoding Gfo/Idh/MocA family protein, with protein MHSIAILGAGMMGNVHARAYRAIDQRNSLWIVDPIESRAKAISEKYGATVASFEEVLENSSVDIVGICTPTFTHRELAVRALKAGKHVFCEKPVALTLEDARAMDRAAKKSGRKFMVGHVVRFFPQYIRVKELAAAGDVGEIVMARLYRGGSFPSHGIDNWFADITKSGGVFVDLSIHDFDFLRKLLGPVKTVEARSVTLSSERKKNSFDHGMAILRFESGALAHIEGSWAEPAGMPVNFGTFYEFVGTKGMITNSYERETMLRLQTSIDGKPRYLQENPAYFDPYTEELKSFILSVEKDREVPVNGQEAIESLRVALAANMSAKLHRSVELSEVF; from the coding sequence ATGCATTCGATAGCGATACTTGGAGCGGGGATGATGGGAAACGTCCACGCGAGGGCCTACAGGGCCATCGATCAAAGAAATTCCCTCTGGATAGTCGATCCAATCGAAAGCAGGGCAAAGGCGATCTCAGAAAAATACGGAGCGACCGTCGCCAGCTTTGAGGAGGTTCTGGAAAACAGCAGTGTAGACATTGTAGGTATCTGCACGCCGACATTCACGCACAGGGAACTTGCCGTCAGGGCGCTCAAGGCCGGCAAGCACGTCTTCTGCGAAAAGCCCGTGGCGCTAACTCTTGAAGACGCAAGGGCAATGGACAGGGCGGCCAAGAAGAGCGGAAGGAAATTCATGGTGGGCCACGTTGTACGCTTCTTTCCGCAGTATATAAGAGTTAAGGAACTTGCTGCCGCCGGAGACGTGGGTGAAATTGTAATGGCAAGGCTTTACAGGGGAGGTTCATTTCCCTCTCACGGTATAGACAACTGGTTCGCCGATATTACAAAGAGCGGGGGCGTCTTCGTAGATCTCTCAATACACGATTTCGACTTTCTCAGAAAACTGCTGGGCCCCGTGAAAACCGTCGAAGCGAGGTCAGTAACGCTGAGCTCGGAGAGGAAGAAAAACTCTTTCGACCATGGCATGGCGATTCTGAGGTTCGAATCCGGCGCCCTGGCACACATCGAAGGCAGCTGGGCCGAACCGGCCGGGATGCCTGTTAATTTTGGAACGTTCTACGAATTTGTCGGCACTAAGGGAATGATAACCAACAGCTACGAGAGAGAGACGATGCTTCGTCTGCAAACTTCGATCGATGGAAAGCCGAGATACTTGCAGGAGAATCCGGCCTATTTTGATCCGTACACCGAAGAATTGAAGTCCTTCATACTCTCAGTAGAGAAAGACAGAGAAGTCCCCGTTAACGGGCAAGAGGCCATAGAATCGTTGAGAGTCGCGCTGGCGGCCAACATGTCTGCAAAACTGCACAGATCGGTCGAGCTTTCGGAGGTGTTTTGA
- a CDS encoding PHP domain-containing protein — translation MSVDFDFHTVFSDGSMSFEEVLTALRNAGLSKCGITDHFETGLPHSVAVSEAHYMDLFNRFKEKARKSGIEVLLGGETGLGPDGLMLPAKVPPFDFLIASVHRVNWRHKSESDYWREYRTYIERGIEKGGFQVLGHVEGYPS, via the coding sequence ATGAGCGTTGATTTCGATTTTCATACGGTCTTTTCCGACGGTTCGATGTCCTTCGAGGAGGTTCTGACAGCGCTGCGTAATGCCGGTCTGTCGAAATGCGGGATAACCGATCACTTCGAAACGGGCTTGCCCCATTCGGTGGCCGTGTCGGAGGCTCATTATATGGATCTGTTCAACCGGTTCAAAGAGAAAGCGAGAAAGTCTGGCATAGAGGTTCTTCTGGGCGGCGAAACGGGGTTGGGACCGGACGGCTTGATGCTTCCGGCGAAGGTACCGCCCTTCGATTTCTTGATCGCCAGCGTGCACAGGGTAAACTGGAGGCATAAGAGCGAATCCGACTACTGGAGAGAGTACAGGACTTACATAGAGCGCGGAATAGAAAAGGGAGGCTTTCAGGTTCTCGGCCATGTCGAGGGATACCCTTCCTGA